The Phaseolus vulgaris cultivar G19833 chromosome 5, P. vulgaris v2.0, whole genome shotgun sequence genomic interval CCATTCTCTGATCCTGTAATAATTCTATCTTCATCAAGCTAAAAATAAGATCaaagaaagtttattacaaAACTTTAGAATGATACAAAAAATCTCTGAAGCTGAAATATCTGTGTTATGTTGGTGATTCACCTTCAACATTGCATTAATAGGTTCAGTCGTGTTCACGAAGATACGACCATCACTGGAATTGAAACCAATTAGTTATAACATTAGTTGGAGATGTATAACAAGAAATTCAAGCTAAGGAAAACATCAAACTAATGTCACTCAGCCTCTCCTCCAAAAACAACATTTTGATAATCTAATTCTGACACATTCCACATCATATACCTAATATCTTTGAAGCAATTCCATGAATACAAACTGATTCCACGTCGTGATCCGCACACAAATGTCTCACCATTCTAGTCACCCCAGGAAAAAGATGTAAACATTAGTCATATgatattttagaatatttaGCCAAATTATAAGAGTCACGatagaaataagaaaaaaaggcTTTAAAAAGCAAGACATAACTATTCTCCCAAAGAGCAACAATACAAACATAAATGTATTCATTAAAATACCTTTTTAGTAACACTTATTccagaaatatttaaaaaattcctACAAAAGCATAAAAATTCACTGCAAGTTCATGGGCCTTCACTTTGATACCTTCATTAAAACAATAGACATCAACTCATACCATTCGACTAGAGTTTGcacctttaaaaaaatcatgaagGGTGATTAAAATTCATGAAATAAATAGAGAAGTAATGCTTTTAAAGGAACCAGAAAACAAAAGCACATTTAACTTACTGTATTTGTTAGAAGATTGCAAAGAGACAGAGTCCCGTCTCCACTAACAAAAGGAAAaagtttatgaaaaataaaaagttagacTATACCATTGATATTTTGAGACATGTGAGCTACATGAATTTGCTACCTTGTTGTCAAGATTTTCATTCTATCCGATGCAAAAGTCATGTCTGAAATGTAATTATCATGGGCATTAAAACATTTACAACAAGAACCTGTTCTGATATCCCAAACCTACAACAAGTAAGAGAAAGATATTGAGAAAATACTAATAGTCACCTTCAACAACCCTAAAAGATCAATATTGCAACTATATATCTTTAGTGGGTGACTTTTAAACAAAATAGCATTAAAAATATACAtgtatgaaataaaataatcaatggTAGAGTATTGAAATAAGGAATGGTGAGAAAGGGATTGTGGTGAAATGGATTTGATATGATAGAAATGAGTGAATATgtatgtaaaatattattaatacctTTATAAAACCCTCATCATCTCCTGAGGCAAAGATAAACTCTGTCAAGTTCATCAATCTATTTATTGCAGTCCTATTTACTGAAGATCTATAagataacaaaaacaaaataaaaattcaaaagcaaATCACAAGAAATTGAAATTGCAATAAATGTACtttctcactcactcactcatgGGCATTATCAATTCGAGTAATCTTAGATCCGGTCTCCACATCCGTAGCCAGTATAGAACAATCTGCAGAAGCTGTGGAGAGCACTAAAagacaaatataaaaataaacattttaaactCAAACTCATCATCAAAAATCATACACAACAtccaaaatcaaataaattgcATTACCAAGTCCATAACAAAGGAATCGAGCAGCCCTGCAAGAGTCAGTGTGTGCATGAACCTTCCATTTcctgaaataataaataataaaataatattaataattgcaTGCAATAATCACACAAAAACAAAAAGGTTCAGAATATATACCTCACAGGGACACTGTCAGGACCAAAACGGTATCTGCAGCACATATATCcatttcaatataataattaattatcatgaatgaaaaaaaatataaataataaaaaattggttaGGTATGAACGAACATACAGGTGAATGTCACCGTTAATTAGAGCCGTGGCGACAAGATTATCTGACGGATGAAAATCAACGTCAAATGGAATTTTCCCCAAATTTATCTCCATACTTCACCTATTCAGAAACTTGAAACTTGAGATTCACCCCTTTCAAGAAGAGGTACACAAAGGAAAGTTTAAGAATCTATCTTTCACAAAGTACATAGGGATGAACATATCCAATTACAACGGATCAGATCAATAATCACTCATATTTTACcatcataaaatttatttatatattattaaatgttttcCGAATGGTTTGAGTCTAACCAGATCTATAAATAGGTGATGattctaaaaaaaaacacattaaacttaagtgaaaaatatatccaaacttatttttttgaggaaaatataaaaaattaatatttcagaattaaaataatttagtcaataatgaaattaacactatcacttttttataataatataaaaaattaatttaatactttattattttgtaacaaaaaatttcagtttttgataataaattacatatatctatatctatacaTAATACAATTGAATGAAGGGAccacaaacaaaaaaattataacattaccaaaagaagaAAAGGGATAGGTGGCTCACTACATTGAAGTCAAATAAGTTtgttttttctactttttttttttttaaataatcttcTAACCCTATATGAACCGGAGTCCACgtagattttaaaatatactaatttACATTAACTAAAACAATTACTTCATATTTTTACTCTTGTAATATTATCATATCcttctttaaatatatattttttttatttcaactcCCTCATACTTTCTATTTCttcaatattaatttaatgctaaaaatataaattgttgtttaataattaaataatattttaaattcagataattaattttttaagtgtGTGTTTTTGTCTAGATTcattcttcctcttcctctttgtgtCTTAATTGCACATATTTGGAATGACTGAAATCGAAAATGGAAACAAATCTCTCCTTAGTAAATTGGAAAAATCCACATGAATGTCTTCATTTAAATATTCTAGTAAATTACCATTGTTTTTTTGGATTTAATGTCTCAAATACATCTTGACCCACTACTTGATTTTACCCTATGGAGTCACTTATTATATGACACCTTTTCCTAACTTCTTTTCCAcgtagaagaaaaaaaatttcaccATAATAACTATAGTTGGTCAAGGAGATGTTCAAATATATGAGTTTCAAGTTATACTAAATTCAAAACTCTCAAACATTTTCACTCTtatgtattaaaattaattgaagaaaatCTTAGAATGTGAATTTAAACTTGACCTCATCCTACAAAACCAACTTGTAAGTGAAAATTGTCgtcaattatataatttaggCATATCTCTTGTTGACGTGAAATCTTTACAACCATAATACACATGTTTGAGGCTATAAAAGAAGAGACAAAACTAGCCTGCAGTGGGATAATAAGGACTAACATTAATGATCCAATAAGTGAAGCAACCCCTAGTTGCTGGTATAGGAGAACCATGGCTACAGTGATACGGAATGGTGCTGACCATAGCCCATGAAGTTGTTGACATATTTGCTACAAAACAAATTAGCAATGAGGTTTATACCATGGCAGCATTTCACACTCCAAATCATACTGATATTAAAAGTTCAGCATATAAGTTGACTTGAATATTCAATCTAAGCAACAAAAGAACCTGCAATGCATTGGCATCTGTTGTAATCATATTCATAAGCTTCCCAGATGTGCACTTCTTTCTACCATCATTAGTTAGCCTCAAGGATTTTCTAAATATAGCAGCCACCTATAATTAGACAACTTCACATCATATAAACTGTGTTGGTAAATGAATTTGGATAAACCAGTTTATTGAGGGCTGA includes:
- the LOC137834691 gene encoding WD repeat-containing protein 55-like isoform X1, which codes for MEINLGKIPFDVDFHPSDNLVATALINGDIHLYRFGPDSVPVRKWKVHAHTDSCRAARFLCYGLVLSTASADCSILATDVETGSKITRIDNAHESSVNRTAINRLMNLTEFIFASGDDEGFIKVWDIRTGSCCKCFNAHDNYISDMTFASDRMKILTTSGDGTLSLCNLLTNTVQTLVEWYELMSIVLMKNGETFVCGSRRGISLYSWNCFKDISDGRIFVNTTEPINAMLKLDEDRIITGSENGIINLIGIFPDFIHPIAEHSGYLVECLAFSHDRKFLGSIAYDKKLKLWDLDSILPDTRNI
- the LOC137834691 gene encoding WD repeat-containing protein 55-like isoform X2 produces the protein MHTLTLAGLLDSFVMDLCSPQLLQIVLYWLRMWRPDLRLLELIMPMSESSVNRTAINRLMNLTEFIFASGDDEGFIKVWDIRTGSCCKCFNAHDNYISDMTFASDRMKILTTSGDGTLSLCNLLTNTVQTLVEWYELMSIVLMKNGETFVCGSRRGISLYSWNCFKDISDGRIFVNTTEPINAMLKLDEDRIITGSENGIINLIGIFPDFIHPIAEHSGYLVECLAFSHDRKFLGSIAYDKKLKLWDLDSILPDTRNI